A single window of Solanum dulcamara chromosome 5, daSolDulc1.2, whole genome shotgun sequence DNA harbors:
- the LOC129890645 gene encoding uncharacterized protein LOC129890645 produces MTGNNDNASLTDIIVTDSVIAEQNELIAQLVQQIAEMRIEIRKNRELSNLAIAANTPVPGEGRPPFHFPSPNSNTEHVQNPLLNPAQNTFIVDLTASNPHHATASYQVPPHPQSIGPPTFPPPQNTNPQACPPPQSQNVNNPQTFSHDQNQHTNRQTCPQNYQAPQKTPFQIPIPNEPYANGSELDHYEEQEREWRVKEETTKWNMKEEIMKAMKEFHYTPDVAGLNYEDLCIHPNLDLPEGFKVPKFDTFGGTGNPLAHLRAYCDQLVGVGKNEALLMRLFSRSLSGEALEWFSAQEIKQWSNWNALAKDFIERFAYNVEIVPDRYSLEKIKQKSAESYREYAYRWRKEAARVRPPMTEKEIIEVFVRNQEPEYYDRMLLLVGAKFAEVVKIGETIEDGLKTGRITHVAIQTGPSGLFKKKREDVSFISHAPGKRLQRSSNFSSRKTSPTRIYPPSPQNSYPMFYVQPSYQTPPPNYLPPRYQNAPRGYQTPQCPNFRTPASLHQNRPTYHHVPPPPQNNCNLTQPNFENRPARNFTLLVESRTKLFERLRDAGIIHPIAPKSTDTSSRFFRADQTCAYHSNSIGHDTETCVNLKHKIQDLIDWEVVTLQTAAPNVNNNPLPNHEG; encoded by the coding sequence ATGACTGGCAATAATGACAACGCAAGTTTGACGGATATTATTGTGACAGACTCTGTCATCGCTGAACAAAATGAGCTGATTGCACAATTGGTGCAACAAATCGCCGAAATGAGAATTGAGATACGAAAAAATCGAGAGTTGTCAAATCTGGCTATTGCCGCCAACACCCCGGTTCCAGGCGAGGGAAGGCCTCCATTCCATTTCCCTTCTCCAAATTCAAATACAGAACATGTTCAAAACCCACTCTTAAACCCCGCTCAAAATACCTTCATTGTTGACCTCACTGCCTCAAATCCCCATCATGCCACCGCTTCCTACCAAGTGCCACCTCATCCTCAAAGTATCGGCCCTCCAACCTTCCCTCCCCCACAAAATACCAACCCTCAAGCTTGTCCCCCCCCACAAAGCCAAAATGTTAACAATCCACAAACCTTTTCCCATGATCAAAACCAACATACTAACCGGCAGACATGTCCCCAAAATTACCAAGCTCCTCAAAAAACACCTTTCCAAATCCCAATCCCAAATGAACCCTATGCCAATGGTTCCGAACTTGATCACTATGAGGAACAAGAAAGAGAGTGGAGGGTGAAGGAAGAGACAACCAAATGGAACATGAAAGAGGAGATCATGAAAGCCATGAAGGAGTTTCATTACACTCCGGATGTTGCAGGATTAAATTACGAAGATTTGTGTATCCACCCGAATTTAGACCTTCCCGAGGGGTTCAAAgtgccaaaatttgatactTTCGGAGGAACTGGGAATCCTTTGGCTCATCTGAGGGCGTATTGTGATCAACTAGTAGGAGTTGGGAAGAACGAGGCTTTGCTAATGCGGCTCTTTAGCCGAAGTTTAAGCGGGGAGGCTTTGGAATGGTTCAGCGCCCAAGAAATAAAACAATGGTCCAATTGGAACGCTCTGGCCAAAGATTTTATCGAGAGGTTTGCGTACAATGTGGAGATCGTTCCCGATCGTTATTCTTTGGAGAAAATCAAACAAAAGTCTGCTGAAAGTTACCGAGAGTACGCCTATCGATGGAGGAAAGAGGCTGCCAGAGTGAGACCTCCCATGACTGAGAAAGAGATTATTGAAGTCTTTGTACGCAATCAAGAGCCTGAGTACTATGACAGGATGTTGTTGCTCGTAGGAGCGAAATTTGCTGAGGTGGTCAAAATTGGTGAGACCATCGAAGACGGTCTTAAGACCGGAAGGATTACCCATGTGGCCATCCAAACTGGGCCTTCAGgtttgttcaaaaagaaaagagaagatgtGTCCTTTATTTCTCATGCGCCTGGCAAAAGGTTACAAAGATCATCCAATTTTAGCTCGAGAAAAACCTCACCCACCAGAATTTATCCCCCATCTCCACAAAATTCCTACCCAATGTTTTACGTTCAGCCGAGTTATCAAACTCCGCCTCCTAATTACCTGCCTCCGCGCTATCAAAATGCTCCTCGTGGATACCAAACTCCACAGTGCCCAAATTTCCGAACTCCCGCATCTTTACACCAAAATCGTCCTACTTATCATCATGTACCCCCACCCCCACAAAATAACTGTAACCTTACCCAACCCAATTTTGAAAATAGGCCCGCCAGGAATTTTACTCTTCTGGTGGAGAGTCGAACTAAGTTGTTCGAAAGATTGAGAGACGCAGGTATTATTCATCCCATTGCACCTAAATCGACTGATACAAGCTCTAGATTCTTCAGAGCCGACCAAACATGTGCGTATCATTCCAACAGTATAGGGCATGATACTGAAACTTGTGTTAATTTGAAGCATAAGATTCAGGATCTGATTGATTGGGAGGTTGTCACTCTTCAAACCGCTGCTCCCAATGTTAATAATAACCCCTTGCCGAATCATGAGGGGTGA